In one Bacillus sp. PK3_68 genomic region, the following are encoded:
- a CDS encoding DUF1360 domain-containing protein: MPRPHGLRGWIGRMLSCYWCTGVWASAFCCLLYLFFPPIGWFFLIILAVAGGAALIESVVQRLIRESD, translated from the coding sequence GTGCCAAGGCCCCATGGGTTGAGGGGATGGATTGGACGCATGCTGAGCTGCTATTGGTGCACTGGAGTATGGGCTTCTGCTTTTTGCTGCTTGCTCTATCTATTTTTTCCGCCAATTGGATGGTTCTTTTTAATTATTCTTGCTGTAGCCGGTGGTGCCGCATTAATTGAGTCGGTTGTACAGCGATTGATTAGGGAATCAGATTAA
- a CDS encoding CotO family spore coat protein — MKKNKEKREPLMYIHQPEFVFPEPVMQSTYHTRSQPEQIKEKQVEDKQESKEPENRIHEAVKREKPMMAESKKRKKEPETAPVESEPLVEEKQEIGEQPVWRGMRPVKRFYDMEMDEKLQHLMTQFTSLPCVFDCGEASHKGILREVSPDQLKVQTLKGETVIIERKDLQHIQLLGPL, encoded by the coding sequence ATGAAGAAAAATAAAGAAAAGCGCGAGCCGCTTATGTATATTCATCAGCCCGAATTTGTTTTTCCGGAACCTGTAATGCAAAGCACTTATCACACGAGAAGTCAGCCAGAGCAAATAAAAGAAAAGCAGGTAGAAGATAAACAGGAGAGCAAAGAGCCAGAGAACCGAATTCATGAAGCTGTGAAAAGGGAAAAACCGATGATGGCAGAGAGCAAAAAGAGAAAAAAAGAGCCGGAGACAGCTCCTGTAGAAAGTGAACCATTGGTGGAAGAAAAGCAAGAAATTGGGGAACAGCCTGTCTGGAGAGGCATGAGGCCAGTCAAGAGATTTTATGACATGGAGATGGATGAAAAGCTTCAACACTTAATGACCCAGTTTACTTCCCTTCCCTGTGTATTTGATTGTGGAGAGGCTTCTCATAAAGGCATACTCCGTGAAGTCTCTCCAGATCAGCTGAAAGTACAGACATTAAAGGGTGAAACGGTCATCATTGAACGAAAAGATTTGCAGCATATTCAATTACTTGGTCCGTTGTAA
- a CDS encoding esterase family protein, giving the protein MAIKRGTITDETIYSKELDEEIELLVYLPANFSPLYKYSLLIAQDGKDYFQMGRIPRIADELLAEEQIENLIIVGVPYRNAEDRWQKYHPDGQKQEAYIRFLAHELVPFLDEKYPGYHVGYGRALAGDSLAATVSLMAALRYPHTFGKVIMHSPHVDDKVMNAVSEAEDYKHLSLYHVIGLEETKVTRMNGETDDFLTPNRSLHDLFYEKGFECFYDEFQGGHTWKFWQPDLKRALLTMFE; this is encoded by the coding sequence ATGGCGATAAAGCGCGGCACAATCACAGATGAAACGATTTATTCGAAGGAGCTTGATGAGGAAATCGAGCTGCTTGTATACCTTCCAGCGAATTTTTCCCCGTTATATAAATATTCGCTGTTAATTGCCCAAGATGGGAAAGACTATTTTCAGATGGGGCGTATTCCGCGTATAGCCGATGAACTGCTCGCGGAAGAACAAATTGAGAATCTCATTATTGTCGGTGTTCCTTATCGAAATGCGGAAGACCGATGGCAAAAATATCATCCGGACGGGCAAAAACAGGAAGCGTACATTCGCTTTTTAGCGCACGAGCTCGTGCCATTTCTAGATGAAAAGTATCCTGGCTATCATGTTGGCTACGGACGGGCACTTGCTGGTGACTCACTGGCAGCTACGGTCTCCCTAATGGCTGCCCTGCGCTATCCGCATACGTTCGGGAAAGTAATTATGCACTCTCCACATGTGGATGACAAGGTCATGAATGCTGTCAGTGAAGCAGAGGATTATAAACACCTGAGCCTTTACCATGTCATTGGTCTGGAAGAAACAAAAGTTACGAGAATGAATGGAGAAACCGATGATTTCCTGACACCGAACCGCTCGCTTCACGACCTTTTTTACGAGAAAGGCTTTGAGTGCTTTTATGATGAATTCCAAGGGGGACATACATGGAAATTTTGGCAGCCTGACTTAAAACGCGCATTGCTCACAATGTTTGAATAA
- a CDS encoding ABC transporter ATP-binding protein, translating to MGKIIEATEAGFSVNGKDILKRITMEVETGVSVAVMGANGSGKSSLIKLLAGISEPQTGRIQRNFTSYAYVPEHFPEHLSFTVKNYLQLLAGMDRRQEGEKAAHYARLFGLEPFLDTPLKKCSKGTKQKAGFIQALMKKAEVLFLDEPFTGMDESSVQIAASLLMEWKGTIVFTLHETELAYQLATHIAILENGHLTSLSPVQRTSHLMEITYRMNENRLKAVQLVGDTYRLTVEETESDKTIGEILKNSGHIIEVKEKEER from the coding sequence ATGGGGAAAATAATTGAGGCAACAGAAGCTGGATTTTCGGTGAATGGGAAAGATATTTTAAAGAGGATAACGATGGAGGTAGAAACGGGAGTGTCTGTTGCTGTCATGGGAGCCAATGGTTCAGGAAAAAGCTCACTTATTAAGCTGCTGGCAGGAATCAGCGAACCGCAGACTGGAAGAATTCAACGGAATTTCACCTCGTATGCCTATGTGCCGGAGCACTTTCCTGAGCATCTTTCATTCACCGTGAAGAACTATTTGCAGCTGCTCGCCGGGATGGACCGCAGACAGGAAGGAGAGAAGGCGGCTCACTATGCGAGGCTGTTCGGGCTTGAACCTTTTCTAGATACTCCATTAAAAAAATGTTCGAAGGGAACGAAGCAAAAAGCTGGCTTTATCCAGGCTTTAATGAAAAAGGCAGAGGTGCTTTTTCTCGATGAACCGTTCACCGGCATGGATGAAAGCAGTGTTCAGATAGCGGCTAGTTTGTTGATGGAGTGGAAAGGGACAATTGTATTCACCCTTCATGAAACCGAGCTGGCTTATCAGCTCGCTACACATATCGCTATTCTAGAGAATGGTCATCTTACCTCACTCTCACCTGTACAGCGAACGAGCCATCTGATGGAGATTACCTATCGAATGAATGAAAACAGACTGAAGGCTGTTCAATTAGTGGGTGATACTTACCGGCTGACTGTTGAAGAAACAGAGTCAGATAAAACGATCGGCGAGATTCTGAAAAACAGCGGGCATATTATCGAAGTGAAGGAGAAGGAAGAACGATGA
- a CDS encoding YhcN/YlaJ family sporulation lipoprotein, whose protein sequence is MKAVIYVLAAVLLAGCGFQKERDDSRLALLKTTNPEPIQIEKNGVSVENIRKEVEAIKEIYDAAVIKGDHNILVAYKVRHLDRFQMKKIEKNLKERLEKEYGQETFIVSSDYKIFLEAVRLREDIDSGKTNDKEADKRLHEIIKLKQERT, encoded by the coding sequence ATGAAGGCGGTCATTTATGTATTGGCAGCTGTATTACTGGCGGGATGTGGCTTTCAGAAAGAAAGGGACGACAGCCGGCTTGCTTTACTAAAAACAACGAATCCGGAGCCAATACAAATTGAAAAAAACGGGGTTTCTGTGGAAAATATCCGTAAAGAAGTAGAAGCGATAAAAGAAATTTACGATGCTGCTGTTATTAAAGGAGACCATAATATCCTTGTTGCTTACAAAGTCCGTCATTTGGACCGTTTTCAAATGAAGAAAATTGAAAAAAACTTAAAAGAGCGTCTTGAAAAGGAATATGGTCAGGAAACCTTTATCGTATCAAGCGATTATAAAATTTTTCTTGAAGCGGTCCGTCTTCGCGAAGATATCGATTCCGGCAAAACAAATGATAAAGAAGCGGACAAGCGGCTTCATGAAATTATTAAATTAAAACAAGAGCGGACATAA
- a CDS encoding CotY/CotZ family spore coat protein, translating to MSCKCNDNHSSCVCEVLRAIQDLQDAADRDDCRGCKDCLTEPLGDLAGVRDIADTRVFTLTLKDGSPFFAFFKSKDSDHGHCDACVSIFFRVEEVFDNCCARLRVLKPIKDHRAVNLAEGSGIDLCKVCEVEDFEKTFSCITVDLNCFCAVQCIKDIDLDICD from the coding sequence ATGAGCTGTAAATGCAACGATAACCATTCTAGTTGTGTTTGTGAAGTTCTGCGAGCTATCCAAGATCTTCAAGATGCAGCAGACCGTGATGATTGCAGGGGCTGTAAAGATTGTTTGACGGAACCTCTTGGCGATTTAGCTGGTGTCCGCGATATAGCCGATACCCGTGTTTTCACATTAACATTAAAAGACGGTTCCCCATTCTTTGCTTTCTTTAAGTCCAAAGACTCTGACCACGGCCACTGTGATGCTTGCGTTTCTATATTCTTCCGCGTGGAAGAGGTGTTCGATAACTGCTGTGCGCGTCTTCGTGTGTTGAAACCAATAAAAGATCATAGAGCAGTCAATCTTGCAGAAGGATCTGGTATTGATCTCTGCAAGGTGTGTGAAGTGGAAGATTTCGAAAAAACATTCAGCTGCATTACTGTTGATTTAAATTGCTTCTGCGCTGTTCAATGCATCAAAGATATTGATTTAGATATTTGCGACTAG
- a CDS encoding YjcG family protein encodes MKLGIVIFPSKKLQDLANSYRKRYDPHYALVPPHITLKSAFEADESDLKHLTSQLEEVAKKHQPFSFHLSKVKTFHPLNNVIYWKVDPSDSLTALNEDLYQEDMIGGKPEYAFVPHLTIGQKLSNLEHDDVYNSLKMTDIDHEETVDRFHLLYQLENGSWTVYETFLLGKG; translated from the coding sequence ATGAAACTAGGTATCGTTATTTTCCCATCAAAAAAACTTCAGGATCTCGCTAATTCCTACCGAAAGCGATATGACCCTCACTATGCACTCGTTCCGCCTCACATTACACTAAAAAGTGCATTTGAAGCCGATGAAAGCGATCTAAAGCACTTAACAAGCCAGCTAGAAGAAGTCGCTAAAAAACATCAGCCATTCTCGTTCCACCTCAGCAAAGTAAAGACTTTCCATCCATTGAATAATGTGATTTACTGGAAAGTTGATCCAAGTGATTCATTGACTGCCTTGAATGAAGATTTGTATCAAGAGGATATGATTGGCGGCAAGCCTGAATATGCCTTTGTGCCTCACCTAACTATTGGACAAAAGCTGTCAAACTTGGAGCACGATGATGTGTACAATTCTTTGAAAATGACAGACATTGACCATGAAGAAACAGTGGATCGTTTTCATTTGCTTTACCAGCTGGAAAACGGTTCATGGACAGTATATGAAACATTCTTACTCGGAAAGGGATAA
- a CDS encoding YjcZ family sporulation protein, which translates to MSYGYGYGGCGSNYGYRGTSTFVLIVVLFILLIIVGASFYAC; encoded by the coding sequence ATGAGCTATGGTTACGGATATGGTGGTTGCGGCTCTAATTACGGCTACCGTGGAACATCAACATTCGTGTTGATTGTGGTGCTTTTCATTTTGTTAATTATTGTCGGAGCAAGCTTTTACGCCTGCTAA
- a CDS encoding replication initiation factor, whose product MIIKGIDTVEFGVEVPDYFNSLKSTLDILASLKSKAQEETKECETQLNGLSLKVHRNGIPFYAYKLSCNDFLMYFMDKEVKNTSPIKVRFLATYLWSVGFTKAVNDFLNWLTGLGIRITTTKLSRIDICVDSDETPFNKEDMEHVVTKARGKAKHFVNDEYYNGSEFSGFTMGRGDPLLARIYNKTLEVRSSQKFWFFDLWKEKFWKESKPVWRVEFQIRRKCLKEFGINSIDDFILRENNIWSYLTGEWLTLKTPRPDKNKTRWPLDSRWLVVQNADLNQRFSPAIRKKVKVGNTEQLLDQIAGLLISVGTLNNHESLEITAEIARLWTESKLYNRNTTFNEEKKKRSKRFLSNHSS is encoded by the coding sequence TTGATTATTAAAGGTATTGATACAGTAGAATTCGGAGTTGAGGTACCAGACTATTTTAACTCTTTAAAAAGTACATTGGACATCTTAGCTTCTCTTAAGTCAAAAGCTCAAGAAGAAACGAAAGAATGCGAAACTCAACTTAACGGATTAAGTTTAAAAGTACATAGGAATGGGATTCCTTTCTATGCTTATAAATTGTCATGCAATGATTTTCTAATGTATTTCATGGATAAAGAAGTCAAGAATACATCACCTATTAAAGTCCGATTTCTTGCTACATATCTTTGGTCAGTAGGTTTTACAAAAGCTGTTAATGACTTTTTAAATTGGCTAACTGGCTTAGGAATACGTATAACAACCACTAAGCTATCTAGAATAGATATTTGTGTGGATAGTGACGAAACACCTTTTAACAAAGAAGACATGGAACATGTAGTAACTAAAGCAAGAGGAAAAGCAAAGCATTTTGTAAACGATGAGTATTATAACGGCAGCGAATTTAGTGGTTTTACAATGGGGCGTGGTGATCCATTGCTAGCTCGTATTTATAACAAAACACTTGAGGTAAGATCCTCTCAAAAATTTTGGTTTTTTGATTTATGGAAAGAAAAGTTTTGGAAGGAAAGTAAACCTGTATGGAGAGTTGAATTTCAAATTAGAAGAAAATGCCTGAAAGAATTTGGCATCAATTCAATTGATGACTTTATTTTAAGAGAAAACAACATTTGGTCATACTTAACAGGCGAGTGGTTAACTTTGAAAACTCCAAGGCCTGATAAGAATAAAACTAGATGGCCATTAGATTCTCGATGGTTAGTTGTTCAAAATGCCGATTTAAATCAACGTTTCTCGCCTGCCATAAGAAAAAAAGTGAAAGTAGGAAATACAGAACAACTATTAGATCAAATTGCTGGTTTGCTTATATCAGTCGGAACTTTGAATAATCATGAGAGTTTAGAAATTACTGCTGAAATTGCAAGACTATGGACTGAATCAAAGTTATATAACAGAAACACTACCTTTAACGAGGAAAAGAAAAAAAGAAGTAAAAGATTCTTATCAAACCATTCGAGCTAA
- the spoVAE gene encoding stage V sporulation protein AE, translated as MLAMFFWAFVIGGLICVIGQLMMDVGKLTPGHTLSTLVVAGAILAGFDLYEPLIDFAGAGATIPITSFGNSLVAGAMQEAERHGLVGVLTGMFEVTSSGISAAIVFGFIGAAVFKPKG; from the coding sequence ATGCTGGCAATGTTTTTTTGGGCTTTTGTCATCGGCGGTCTGATTTGTGTGATCGGACAGCTAATGATGGATGTGGGCAAGCTAACACCAGGCCATACGCTTAGCACATTGGTAGTGGCAGGGGCTATTCTTGCCGGCTTTGACTTGTATGAGCCATTAATTGATTTTGCCGGAGCAGGGGCGACCATTCCAATTACAAGCTTTGGAAACTCGCTTGTTGCGGGGGCGATGCAGGAAGCAGAGAGGCATGGTCTGGTCGGTGTTCTGACCGGTATGTTTGAAGTCACGAGCTCCGGGATTTCTGCAGCGATTGTTTTTGGATTTATCGGTGCCGCTGTATTTAAGCCAAAAGGTTAA
- a CDS encoding stage VI sporulation protein F, with protein MENGFFKNIEQKTGVRMKDIMELANSLQNANFKDERTVRGIIKRVSALANKPVPQQLEDQIVQSIVKDGQKLDMQTITDMLNKKK; from the coding sequence TTGGAAAATGGGTTTTTTAAAAATATTGAACAAAAAACAGGCGTGCGGATGAAAGACATCATGGAGCTGGCAAATTCTTTGCAAAATGCTAACTTTAAAGATGAACGGACAGTTCGGGGGATTATTAAACGGGTATCAGCCCTTGCTAACAAGCCTGTACCGCAACAGCTCGAAGACCAGATTGTACAGTCAATTGTAAAAGATGGACAAAAGCTTGATATGCAAACAATTACAGATATGTTAAATAAAAAGAAATAA
- a CDS encoding DUF1360 domain-containing protein, producing MLDLVVLFLSSFRLTRLLVFDDIMERFRAPFLLK from the coding sequence ATGCTCGATCTTGTTGTTCTTTTCCTTTCGTCTTTCAGGCTGACAAGACTGCTCGTCTTCGATGATATTATGGAGAGGTTTCGAGCTCCCTTTTTATTGAAGTAG
- a CDS encoding GNAT family N-acetyltransferase, with product MKVITVKNEQEREHAYDVRKKVFVEEQRVPLDIEIDEYEDSAVHFVLYDENKPCGAGRFRIKDGLGKAERICILPDYRGKGAGRLIMEAVEAQAREQKVPALKLDAQVHAIPFYERLGYEIISEEFMDAGIPHKSMKKDF from the coding sequence GTGAAAGTAATTACTGTAAAAAACGAGCAGGAACGTGAACACGCTTATGACGTCCGCAAGAAGGTCTTTGTAGAAGAACAGCGTGTTCCTCTCGATATAGAGATTGATGAATATGAAGATTCCGCGGTACATTTCGTTTTATATGATGAGAACAAGCCATGTGGAGCCGGACGTTTCCGCATAAAAGACGGCCTTGGCAAAGCAGAGCGTATTTGTATTTTACCTGATTACCGCGGTAAAGGAGCCGGACGTCTAATTATGGAAGCCGTCGAGGCGCAAGCGAGAGAGCAAAAGGTCCCAGCTTTGAAACTCGATGCCCAGGTGCATGCCATCCCATTTTATGAACGTCTCGGTTATGAAATTATCTCAGAAGAATTCATGGATGCCGGCATTCCACACAAATCCATGAAAAAAGATTTTTAA
- a CDS encoding IS3 family transposase (programmed frameshift) codes for MGTRVSYPAEVKMKAVKMRLAGVPVKEVLKELNIRNKTQLKTWMKWYKAGEFHRFEQPVGKQYSFGKGAEYESETEKLKEENRYLKQQIEVPKKVQRIGEEVVPETAVELVKELQTSMPVREICRHLGIARSTYYRWKSRSRKETARQIVERKIGTLCRDLKFRYGYRKITALLKREMSINHKAVQRVMQKYGWQCRVKVKKRKRTGQPCHISDNLLKGDFQANQPLQKLVTDITYLPFGQKQLYLSSIQDLFNGEIIAYSLGSCQNTDFVLHTLAQLPPLPEGCILHSDQGSVYTSYAYQQAVKEKGITMSMSRKGTPSDNASIESFHSSLKSETFYLDELTSTTTAIVEQTVESYIHYYNHIRIQAKLNNQPPVKYRQLAA; via the exons ATGGGGACAAGAGTCAGTTATCCAGCGGAAGTAAAAATGAAGGCTGTAAAAATGAGATTAGCTGGGGTGCCGGTCAAAGAAGTCTTAAAGGAATTAAACATTCGAAATAAGACACAGCTTAAAACATGGATGAAATGGTACAAAGCAGGCGAGTTTCATCGATTTGAACAGCCAGTGGGCAAGCAGTATTCCTTCGGAAAAGGGGCTGAGTATGAAAGTGAAACAGAGAAACTGAAGGAAGAAAATCGGTATTTGAAACAGCAGATTGAAGTAC CTAAAAAAGTACAAAGAATTGGAGAGGAAGTGGTCCCAGAAACAGCTGTAGAATTAGTAAAAGAACTCCAAACCAGCATGCCCGTCAGGGAAATATGCCGGCATCTCGGCATTGCTAGATCCACTTATTATCGCTGGAAGAGCAGGAGCCGGAAAGAAACAGCCAGGCAGATCGTTGAACGAAAAATCGGCACGTTGTGCCGGGACCTTAAGTTTCGATATGGTTATCGTAAAATCACGGCCTTATTAAAACGAGAGATGTCGATTAACCATAAAGCGGTACAGCGTGTAATGCAGAAGTATGGCTGGCAGTGCCGGGTAAAAGTGAAGAAACGCAAACGAACAGGACAGCCCTGTCATATTTCCGATAACCTGTTAAAAGGAGATTTCCAGGCAAATCAGCCTCTTCAAAAGCTCGTCACAGATATTACATACTTGCCTTTTGGCCAGAAACAGCTGTATCTTTCAAGTATTCAGGATTTATTTAACGGCGAAATCATTGCCTATTCTTTAGGAAGCTGCCAGAATACAGATTTTGTGCTACATACGCTGGCCCAGCTGCCACCCCTCCCAGAGGGATGCATTCTGCACAGCGATCAGGGATCTGTGTACACATCTTATGCTTATCAGCAGGCAGTCAAAGAAAAAGGCATTACCATGAGTATGTCCCGGAAAGGGACACCCTCTGATAATGCCTCCATCGAATCGTTTCATTCCTCGCTAAAGTCTGAAACGTTCTATCTCGACGAGTTGACAAGCACTACGACGGCTATCGTAGAGCAAACTGTCGAAAGCTATATTCACTATTATAACCATATCCGTATTCAAGCGAAACTAAACAACCAGCCACCGGTCAAGTATCGGCAGCTGGCTGCTTAA
- a CDS encoding helix-turn-helix transcriptional regulator — protein sequence MDKKKMIQRFPIGSNIKSLRKEMKWTQQELAKRIGVSSQMISNWEREYTTPTVEDIAKLAQEFNVSTDKVLTGFDKEVLTNYFVGATQISAYIQDFIKVHGEEMVIQFLTNNLDIESLLNSNMKINFKDKVLTQKDKKKIIDLIKLIYQ from the coding sequence ATGGATAAGAAAAAAATGATACAACGCTTTCCTATTGGATCTAATATCAAGTCTTTAAGAAAAGAAATGAAATGGACACAACAAGAGTTAGCCAAAAGGATCGGTGTTTCTTCTCAAATGATCTCGAATTGGGAAAGAGAGTATACTACACCAACTGTTGAAGATATTGCAAAACTTGCTCAGGAGTTTAACGTTAGTACTGACAAAGTTCTCACAGGGTTTGATAAAGAGGTTTTGACCAATTATTTTGTAGGTGCTACGCAAATTAGTGCCTATATTCAGGATTTTATTAAGGTACACGGGGAAGAAATGGTAATTCAGTTTCTAACTAATAACTTAGATATTGAAAGCTTATTGAATTCTAATATGAAAATTAACTTTAAAGATAAAGTGTTAACTCAAAAGGACAAGAAAAAAATCATTGATTTGATCAAATTAATTTATCAATGA
- a CDS encoding helix-turn-helix domain-containing protein, which yields MNILEQYPPVLDVTHVQEILGIGRRQAYELVNSGDFHIVRVGRRIKVLKTVFISWLEGSYLKEEF from the coding sequence ATGAATATATTAGAACAATATCCACCAGTACTAGATGTTACGCACGTTCAAGAAATACTAGGTATCGGAAGAAGACAAGCTTATGAATTAGTAAATTCAGGAGATTTTCACATCGTTCGTGTCGGCAGAAGAATTAAGGTATTAAAAACTGTTTTTATAAGTTGGCTTGAAGGCAGCTACTTGAAGGAGGAATTTTAA
- a CDS encoding SDR family oxidoreductase has product MEDLLKLEGKNVVVTGVANERSIAWGIAQSLYKAGANVIYTYRLDRSLQKLTKLLEKNGHPTDLIFQCDANDDKSIHKAFTEIGEKVGVIHGIVHSIAFAHAEDLHGEFIHTSRDGFAFAHDTSAYSLIAIAREAKPFMTEGGSIVTMSYLGAQRAVEKYNLMGIAKAALESSVRYLALELGKDDIRVNAVSAGAIRTLAAKGIPGFNDILRIIEEKAPLKRNVTQEEVGDMTVGMLSHLSRSVTGQVIYVDSGYNIVG; this is encoded by the coding sequence ATGGAAGATTTACTTAAACTAGAAGGAAAAAACGTGGTTGTGACTGGGGTAGCCAATGAGCGAAGTATTGCTTGGGGCATTGCACAATCTCTTTATAAAGCTGGGGCAAATGTAATTTATACATACCGTTTAGACAGATCCCTGCAAAAATTGACTAAGCTATTAGAAAAAAACGGGCACCCAACAGATTTGATTTTCCAATGTGATGCAAATGATGATAAAAGTATTCACAAAGCATTTACAGAAATTGGCGAAAAAGTAGGAGTCATTCATGGAATCGTGCATTCCATTGCTTTTGCTCACGCTGAAGATTTACATGGCGAGTTTATTCATACATCAAGAGATGGCTTTGCGTTTGCACATGATACAAGTGCATATTCATTAATTGCCATTGCAAGAGAAGCGAAGCCTTTTATGACAGAAGGTGGTTCTATTGTGACCATGAGTTATTTAGGCGCACAACGTGCAGTTGAAAAATACAACCTTATGGGGATCGCAAAAGCTGCTCTTGAATCAAGCGTAAGATATTTAGCGCTCGAATTAGGAAAAGATGATATCAGAGTAAATGCTGTTTCTGCTGGAGCTATTAGAACACTAGCAGCAAAAGGCATCCCTGGATTTAACGACATACTAAGAATTATTGAAGAAAAGGCACCTTTAAAACGCAATGTTACACAAGAAGAAGTTGGCGACATGACAGTTGGGATGTTAAGCCATTTATCACGGAGTGTTACTGGACAAGTCATTTACGTTGACTCCGGTTATAATATCGTAGGTTAA
- a CDS encoding site-specific integrase, translating into MAGSVKKDGNTWYYVLELGKVNGKRKQKKKRGFKTKKEAQNALIEAEHSLLKNGIFSEPSKMLYKDYLNNWLDDKKLIIKESTFKTYNWLIGRYIIPYLGHLEISKITPMDIQKFYNELINKDILSRENVQKIHSLINDSLNKAERWELVKRNVASLVDRPRAFKNELKVWDIEEVKSFLTAAQSSRYYIAFLLALTTGMRQGEILALRWKDLDFISNTVSIRQTLSHTGNKIIPGAKTRSGLRSITLPLETMSALSKQKKIVQYEKRIADLIYNDHDLIVCTNVGTPCSPRNLLRSFYSLTKKANVTRIRFHDLRHTHATLLLKEGIHPKVVAERLGHSNIRITLDTYSHVLPTMQLETANKINELLF; encoded by the coding sequence TTGGCTGGCTCTGTCAAAAAGGATGGAAACACTTGGTACTATGTATTAGAGTTAGGAAAAGTTAATGGTAAGAGAAAGCAAAAGAAAAAGCGAGGTTTCAAAACAAAAAAAGAGGCTCAAAATGCTTTAATTGAAGCTGAACATTCTCTTTTAAAAAATGGCATATTTAGTGAGCCGTCCAAGATGCTTTACAAGGATTATTTGAATAATTGGCTTGACGATAAAAAGTTAATTATAAAAGAATCTACCTTTAAAACTTATAATTGGCTAATTGGTCGCTACATAATCCCATATCTCGGCCATTTGGAGATCTCAAAAATAACACCTATGGACATTCAAAAATTTTATAACGAACTTATTAACAAAGACATATTATCAAGAGAAAATGTACAAAAAATTCATTCCTTAATTAATGACTCTTTAAATAAGGCGGAGAGATGGGAGCTAGTAAAACGTAATGTTGCTTCTTTAGTTGATAGGCCTAGAGCATTTAAAAATGAATTAAAAGTATGGGACATTGAAGAAGTTAAAAGCTTTTTAACAGCAGCCCAATCTAGCAGATATTATATAGCTTTTCTATTAGCACTTACTACTGGAATGCGTCAAGGCGAAATACTGGCTCTCAGATGGAAAGATCTCGATTTTATTAGCAATACAGTGTCAATAAGACAAACTTTGAGTCACACAGGTAACAAAATAATTCCTGGAGCTAAAACTAGATCCGGCTTAAGAAGCATTACTCTTCCTCTTGAAACTATGAGTGCTTTGTCTAAACAGAAAAAGATTGTACAATATGAGAAAAGAATAGCAGATCTCATATACAATGATCATGATCTTATTGTATGCACCAATGTTGGCACACCATGTTCACCTAGAAATTTGTTGAGATCTTTTTACAGTTTAACAAAAAAAGCGAATGTAACTCGTATTCGCTTCCATGATTTAAGACATACACATGCAACTCTCTTATTAAAAGAGGGCATTCATCCTAAAGTAGTTGCTGAACGATTAGGGCATTCAAATATACGTATCACTTTAGATACATATAGTCATGTGTTGCCAACAATGCAGCTTGAGACTGCTAATAAAATAAATGAATTATTATTTTAA